The Drosophila sulfurigaster albostrigata strain 15112-1811.04 chromosome 3, ASM2355843v2, whole genome shotgun sequence genomic sequence tcaaagtatttatttacaagtaAGGTCTATATACACAATCGattctcttttctttctttggcTTATGCTTTGCCTCCCTTGTCAGTATGCTTTAGATTCTATATACAATcgattctctctctctctcattttctTGGCTTATGCTTTGGCTCCCTTGTCAGTATGTCTTAGAATCTTcttcttccttctctttctccttgGGTTCATTGTTTGGCCAGCTTGGCTTCCTTGCGCAGCTTGGACACTCGATTGCGCAGCTTCCGCTTGAACACGAGTTCACGGTTGACCGCTTTAAGATCATCCATGCTGCAGGTTTTGATGTTCTTCACAGTTCTCGAGATGAGCTCCTCGGTGATATCGATCTTGGTTCTCGAAAGTCGCAGCTGGCGAGCATTGCGTCGAGCCAGCTCCTCACGGTACAAGAACAAATGATACGAGACGGTGGGCTTAATCATCTTATCGCTctccattttttgttgtggtgtgagtgagtgaaagtatttgtgtgtgcttgctaTGAATGCAGTTGGTTAACTGATGACGTTACTCAATCTGCAACAGGCTTAAATACACATTGTGGGTCCGAGGGTGGCGGGGAGAGTTGGCTACCTGTACAGTTACCTGCTGCAGGTCAGggaactgttgttgtttgtgccaAAATATTTCGCGACTTAATCCGGCCTAATCCACTTTGGGATGCTAATCGTTTCGGTTGCGGATTCGCTACGGTTTACCGGCCATAATGTACACAAATAACGCCATCTGCCACTTGCAACAAACTCAAGCATGAACAAACTTGAGTCAACACGGAGTCAGGTCAGCGATCGACTTTGGACTTACCAAATATGGTAAGATCATACCTGAAGAGCTTCttccaatatttatttaggcCTTGTTTGTGTCACATCATTAGCATGAAATTTCTAGAACTTCTTCGTGTcagttttgccttttgcacTTAACAACTTCCAGGTAATTCATTAAACTGCATCATAATGAAAGCGTTGCAAGTGAGTTTTGTGCTCTGGGTCAGACAGGTCATAAATGGCATAATCCTTTTATAATTGCATCTAGTAGCGAGAAtgtagaaaaacaaaaggattTCGCAGACGGCGAAGCGGATTAAGAACTTTGGGAAAGACCACGCGCCGGATTAAGCAAATGCGGCGCATCAGCGTTTTATTGAGCCCAATGTTGCCACacgctttttgttgttgttgttgttgctttttgagGTCAGGTAGCGAAAGGTCAAAGGCAGCATAGTTATAAACTAGGGCCAGGGGCACgacgatgttgctgctgctgcttcagcttctgctgaTGCGGGCAGCGTTTTGTAGAGTGCGTTTGACAGCTTGCAGACAGCTTCCAATTCAACGCGTTCAACGCTCCGCTAGAAACTGAGACTCCGAGAGAGGGAATTATGCTTGGCAGGCTTATGAATTTAGTCGACCAGCAAATGGACAGCCGAAATCATTATAATCAAGTCAACAAAATGATGATTATTGTATCATCAACGCATCGCATCGCTGCTCAAAGACTCAAACTTTTGTGGGTCactcacaacacacaacacacagtcCACAACGTCTGCCCCCGTGGGGCACCGCAGCATTTAGCACTGAGTTATGCATTATAAGtatatgttttatatgtttttcaagattttatgttatgggcagcagcagcagcagcacttaaGCAGACGCATTAACATAATGCAGACAACAAAGTATCTTAAGCTCAAGtcacaaatgaaaaaagtatCTTAAACTTTCACTAAGAAATGCTCAGGGTCGCCATGCgttattataattgttatgcttttttgttgttgttgctattctCCACTGTTGTATGTTGCATGTTGAAAAGAATTTTGAACAAGTCGCTGACAGACAATAGAGCGgaattttcacttttcttaaaaaaagtaaaacaaacaTAATTAAGTTGAAATGCGCTTTAAACGCGTTCCCTTTGCGGTGTCAATTAAACTAagtgaaaataacaattatatgaaaaacatttttcagcGCCTCCGCACAAAGATACAGAGTTAATTTAAAGGCGTTTTGCGTGGGTCAAAGATTCGTTTAgcagtaaatatttaataagcaCTTCTAAGAGACGAGGGTAACAACATTTTGGCCTAAAGTAagatttataaatgtatatttctgTACAAATTAATGATATTTATTAAGGGCAAACTGTATTTAAAGCAGCTgaaaatatgtgtgtgagagacGCGCAAAGGTCGCACAATAAATATCTCGAGACAAATCAAGGGGCAGCCCGCACACGTGtttgccacaacagcagcaactttgGCTTGGGTTGTCAAACAATTTtcgatagaaatataaatgttaCAGAGGGTTTTACCCAGGCCAAATGGCGCGCAGCACTTTTCACACCAGGTAATTACGCATTCGACAGGTCAGCCGCCATCTTTGAGGAGGCAGAGGCTCAACAGGTAGCTGCTAAGCGCCCACCGATATAAATAATCCTGGTAAAGTACAACAGGACATCATTCACAGCGCAAACGTCAAAGTGTCGTGACATCCGCTCCGCTTCGTTCCGCTCAAGCAAACTGTGAACTTTGTGTCAAATCTCGAAATAGAAATCGAAATATTTCTCGTGCCAGTTATGGAAAACCAACGTAAACTGcaaaacaactgcaacagcagcagcaacaacaatagccagAACAATGGCAATCATCGTCGTGGCTCACGTCCCAGCGTGGGTTATTTGCTGTTCCAGTATCAGAGCGAGTTGACCCGTCGCCATGCGGAACCCACGCGTTTGTCGCGCACCAAAATCCACATCATCGATGGCCTCGTTTCGCGCACCATTCGCCATCTGAAGCACTGCAGCGTTGAGGAGCTGCAGGCCTGCAAACGTGAGCTCGTCTATAAGGAACAATTGCGCGACGAGTTGCGTTCACAGAGATCGCACCGGAAGCACTCGACTTCAAGTACTTCTGCCAGTTGCCGCTCTCGTTCCCCGAGCAGTTCCGCTGCCAGTCGCACTTCCGCCCGAGTTGCAACACCGCCGCCCATCAAGCCACCGAGCACGCCACCAAAGCCACGTGCCACGCAGAATCAACAGACAACCACCAAAGTGGTCATCTTTGGACCAGAGATCTTTGTCTGAGCCACAGACAAGACAACAAAttgtataccaaaaaaataatttcatatcaATTTCTAGTTTATAATCTAGGTTCTAGTTTTTGGTTAAGTAGTTTGACCTTAATTGTTGAcgattaaaaatcaaaaaagaatttcaaaaaagttgtaaataaaACGCAAGTAAAAACCGACAAACCATTTGCAATTACTCAAAAATGTCAATTACAGCGCTTCGTTGTAGGAGTGGAAATTCCTGTTCTCTCGAAAGCCAGTTTCGCCTGGGCTAGTAAAATGTGTGCCGCGCGATGCTGTGTGGCAAATGCCAGCCACAGTTCCAGGCCAGACTCCAACTGCGACTAAGACCAAGAGCAAGACCAAGTCGAGTCAATAGTTCCCACGAAacaccgaaaaaaaaataacgaaaaaccaaataaccaaaacaaaaaattggcCAGCTTCAGCAAGGCTTGATAGACGCGTCTAAGAAAAAACCATGATGAAGAATGCGGCTTAAAGTTCAATCGTGCAGCAagtggtattttttttgttcatcgGGTTGCAACAAGTCCATTCATGAGACAAACAAAGTTTGGAAAACGTCAATAGCTTCTCAACCACAAAACAACAGTCAAAAGTGGGAGAGGGAGATGGTGAAGAGGAAAGAGGAAGAGATGGAAGGCAGCAGATCGACGACTGTCAGTAAATTATGAAGCTGTCTGAATGCGATATGCAAATCGTCATCAAAGAGAAATgtatattaatgaatatattaaGTGGAAACGGACAACAGACAAATGAGAGAAATGAACTTCTACTCGCTAGCGCTAACAATTTGACTCATTAGCTCGACGTGCCGATGCTTCAGCTTCTGTGCGTTCTGCAAAATGAACACAACTAGCAAATACCCTAGTgactataattttttaaaaagtattctTTTAAGTCAACTGAGACATTtaatatctacatatatttaaatcttaTTCAAGTTATTCGTAGTAACAGCATAATCAACAACTTCTCAAAGATCTAAAAGGGTTAAGGGAACTAGATAGCATTGTTCTGATAAAACAATATctagaattaattttaaatttagagtAATCATCAATAACTAAAActaacaattgaaaataaaagtcTGCTAATATTCCCTGATTTACTATGAAATTAGAGTACATGTGCttcactttttaatttaatattctacTCACtgaattaattcattttaggCATTATTCTGATAAGTTAGCTAAAACTAACATTCTAAAACAACAATTCTATAAATTTTCTGATAAGTGAAccagtatatttttgaaagttaAGTTACATTTGAaacttttgtaaataaaatcctacatttttaaatagaattctATAAGGGAAAAGTAACTTacagttttatatattatttttttaactgaATTAATTCACTTGAAATATTATTCTGTTAAGTGAACAAGTTCATTATTAGCAATAcactaattatttattaacattacTGTTAAtttagaagaaaataaaaagtaaaaagtagtttttatttttaactaacATTctgttaatattaaattttctatgaAGTTATAATATCTTTGATAATCTATACTATTAAATtatcataataaattaacattcATTTGAGGCTTTTACAAATCTTCAGTGAAGTGAACTAGTTATGTTTAGCATACTTCTGTTAAGTGAACTAGTTCTTTTATTCACATTACACAGATACCCTATTCGCACTGCCTTACAGGGTATGCTGATCAAACCGTTGTGCAGTTGATTTGTTCTATTAACTAACTTAATTATTTCTACCAACTATGTTAAATGCAGTTTCCATTGCTTACCCGCTGCGTTTAGTTGCTTGACTTATTCCGCTGGCTCCTGATGTATTTCtctgtgtttgttgctttctATTTGCATagatgttgttgtcgatgtcgctGACGATATATcgatgtatttgtatttgtatttgtacatACAAAGGAATTATGAACACAATGTTAATAACATGGCAAACAGAACTTGTGCCGTTTTTtatcgctctctctttctttctcttttgattttaattttcttatttcttgTGGAACACTTTGCGAGCACTTGATGGTGAAATTTATCTGGCGCTGCACATTTCTTATACAAAACccgaaacacacaaaaacaacttgAGTGCAGCTCAGTAATTATTTGTAAGCGAGCGAATCACTGCGAATTGAACCGAaatgaactgaactcaactaaattgaactgaactgaacgaAAGATGCAAAAGCGACGCGACGTCAATTTGGAGCACAACgcgaaaatgaaacgaaaacgTCGACGCGCATTGGGCCAAGTtaatgccaaagccaaaggcaaagccaaagccgaataataataacaaatgcaaaatgcaaaaatgttataacacgcacacacaacgTTTACGATACAAGGTATTTTCAACGATAACACAAACTGCAAAAGAgcaatgcttttgttttttcttctttttcttttctttttgtgtaaAACGTTCGTTCTTCGGCGAAGAAGAAGACGCTACGCGATCAGCCAAAGTTAACGCAACAACGACTCAGACGACGGTTCACTGACGAATGAATGACCAACGTTTTGGGCTGcaagctgccgctgctgctgttgctgctgctgctgttgctgattgGCTTTCGAGTTCGAAAAGCATAAACGTCGACTTCGAAAGCTGTGGCGCTCGCAGCGACAGCAAAGAGCGAGAGTGTaagagcgagatagagagcgagagagctgTTGAATGATCGTAAAGTTTTGTGCTCAAGTCTTTCGTTTTGTGGGCTTAGAATTCGTTGCTGTCGCCaccattattgttgttgttatcgttcttgttgttactgttgctgctgcttcttttagctattgatttattgtttaacTATAAACAGTTTATTACATTGTGCGTTGAACTTGTTGCAGAGTCAGCAGCCTTAACAGTTCTTCACAAAATATTCTCCCCAAAAAGATCAACTTAAAACCGGAATGAGTTGACACACATTTTGAGCGCTTTTGTTCCACATGTGGAATTATACAATTCTTGTGCTAGCGAGTGATCAtaagttttagtatttaaatatagtaaaatttatttatttcaattctgtttgttttgttgtgtgtagCTT encodes the following:
- the LOC133844366 gene encoding uncharacterized protein LOC133844366, with amino-acid sequence MESDKMIKPTVSYHLFLYREELARRNARQLRLSRTKIDITEELISRTVKNIKTCSMDDLKAVNRELVFKRKLRNRVSKLRKEAKLAKQ
- the LOC133844365 gene encoding uncharacterized protein LOC133844365, which codes for MENQRKLQNNCNSSSNNNSQNNGNHRRGSRPSVGYLLFQYQSELTRRHAEPTRLSRTKIHIIDGLVSRTIRHLKHCSVEELQACKRELVYKEQLRDELRSQRSHRKHSTSSTSASCRSRSPSSSAASRTSARVATPPPIKPPSTPPKPRATQNQQTTTKVVIFGPEIFV